In a single window of the Dreissena polymorpha isolate Duluth1 chromosome 3, UMN_Dpol_1.0, whole genome shotgun sequence genome:
- the LOC127872333 gene encoding ribosomal oxygenase 1-like: MAAEPLSEVIEAAEPPSEVIEAARPPSEVIEAAEPLSEVIEAASPTSEVKETVTPPSEVIEASATLSEVIEAASPLSEVIEAAEPPSEVIEAASTPSEVIEAASPPSEIIQAAAPPSEVIEAAAPLSEVIEAETPPSEVIEAASPPSEVKEAAAPSSEVIEAATQASEVIETASPSSQVIEAVAPPSEVIEAAYPPSEVIEAEATSSQVIRGSSPAS, encoded by the coding sequence ATGGCAGCAGAACCACTGTCTGAAGTGATAGAGGCAGCAGAACCACCGTCTGAAGTGATAGAGGCAGCACGCCCCCCATCTGAAGTGATAGAGGCAGCAGAACCATTGTCTGAAGTGATAGAGGCAGCAAGCCCAACGTCTGAAGTGAAAGAGACAGTAACACCACCGTCTGAAGTGATAGAGGCATCAGCAACACTGTCTGAAGTGATCGAGGCAGCAAGCCCATTGTCTGAAGTGATAGAGGCAGCAGAACCACCGTCTGAAGTGATAGAGGCAGCAAGCACACCGTCTGAAGTGATAGAGGCAGCAAGCCCACCGTCTGAAATTATACAGGCAGCAGCACCACCGTCTGAAGTGATTGAAGCAGCGGCACCACTCTCTGAAGTGATAGAGGCAGAAACCCCACCTTCTGAAGTGATTGAGGCAGCAAGCCCACCGTCTGAAGTGAAAGAGGCAGCAGCACCTTCGTCTGAAGTGATTGAGGCAGCAACCCAAGCGTCTGAAGTGATAGAGACAGCAAGCCCATCGTCTCAAGTGATAGAGGCAGTAGCACCACCGTCTGAAGTGATAGAGGCAGCATACCCACCGTCCGAAGTAATAGAGGCAGAAGCCACATCGTCTCAAGTGATAAGAGGCAGCAGCCCTGCGTCTTAA